From Bacillus basilensis, a single genomic window includes:
- the rho gene encoding transcription termination factor Rho yields the protein MNLSIAALENMKLKELYELAKEFKISYYSKLTKKELIFSILKARAEKEGFFFMEGVLEIIQSEGFGFLRPINYSPSSEDIYISASQIRRFDLRNGDKVSGKVRPPKENERYFGLLQVEAVNGDDPDSAKERVHFPALTPLYPDRQMKLETEPKKLPTRIMDLIAPVGFGQRGLIVAPPKAGKTSLLKEIAHSVTTNHPEAELIVLLIDERPEEVTDIERSVKGDVVSSTFDEVPENHIKVAELVLERAMRLVEHKKDVIILMDSITRLARAYNLVIPPSGRTLSGGIDPAAFHRPKRFFGAARNIEEGGSLTILATALVDTGSRMDDVIYEEFKGTGNMELHLDRSLAERRIFPAIDIRRSGTRKEDLLIPKEHLDKLWGIRKTMRDTPDFVESFLRKLRQTKTNEEFLQNIVADSKRYVTTK from the coding sequence ATGAATTTGTCAATTGCAGCATTAGAAAACATGAAATTAAAAGAGTTATACGAGCTTGCGAAAGAATTTAAGATTTCGTATTATAGCAAATTAACGAAAAAAGAGTTAATTTTTTCTATTTTGAAAGCTCGAGCAGAAAAAGAAGGTTTCTTCTTTATGGAAGGCGTATTAGAAATTATTCAATCAGAAGGATTTGGATTCCTACGTCCTATCAACTATTCTCCAAGCTCAGAAGATATTTATATCTCAGCTTCGCAAATTCGTCGTTTCGATTTACGTAATGGAGACAAAGTTTCTGGTAAAGTACGACCTCCGAAAGAAAATGAACGCTATTTTGGGTTATTACAAGTTGAAGCTGTAAACGGAGATGATCCAGATTCAGCAAAAGAGCGTGTGCATTTCCCTGCATTAACACCATTATACCCAGATCGCCAAATGAAGTTGGAAACGGAACCGAAAAAGTTACCGACACGCATCATGGATTTAATCGCACCAGTTGGATTTGGACAACGTGGTTTAATTGTCGCGCCTCCAAAGGCTGGTAAAACAAGTCTATTAAAAGAAATCGCACACAGTGTTACAACAAATCATCCGGAAGCTGAATTAATTGTACTTTTAATTGATGAGCGTCCAGAGGAAGTAACAGACATTGAACGTTCTGTTAAAGGAGATGTTGTAAGTTCTACTTTTGATGAAGTACCAGAAAATCATATTAAAGTAGCGGAACTTGTGTTAGAACGTGCAATGCGTCTTGTAGAGCACAAAAAAGATGTTATCATTTTAATGGATAGTATTACCCGTTTAGCGCGAGCTTACAACCTTGTTATTCCGCCAAGTGGTAGAACATTATCGGGTGGTATCGACCCAGCTGCCTTCCATAGACCGAAGCGCTTCTTCGGAGCTGCGCGTAATATTGAAGAAGGCGGTAGCTTAACTATTTTAGCAACAGCGCTTGTTGATACAGGGTCTCGTATGGACGATGTAATTTACGAAGAATTTAAAGGAACTGGAAATATGGAACTTCACTTAGATCGTTCATTAGCTGAGCGTCGTATCTTCCCGGCAATTGATATTCGTCGTTCTGGTACACGTAAAGAAGATCTATTAATTCCGAAAGAACATTTAGACAAGCTGTGGGGTATTCGTAAAACAATGCGTGATACACCAGACTTTGTTGAAAGTTTCTTACGTAAACTTCGTCAAACAAAAACAAATGAAGAATTTTTACAAAACATTGTTGCAGATTCGAAAAGATATGTAACAACTAAGTAA